In Bombus affinis isolate iyBomAffi1 chromosome 11, iyBomAffi1.2, whole genome shotgun sequence, one genomic interval encodes:
- the LOC126922096 gene encoding V-type proton ATPase subunit C isoform X2: MTEYWLISAPGDKTCQQTWETMNNLTSKQHSLSVNYKFHIPDLKVGTLDQLVGLSDDLGKLDAYVEQVTRKVATYLGEVLEDQRDKLHENLLANNSDLPSYITRFQWDMAKYPIKQSLRNIADIISKQVGQIDADLKTKSTTYNNLKGSLQNLEKKQTGSLLTRNLADLVKKEHFILDSEYLTTLLVIVPRSNFQEWHSGYEKLTKMIVPRTTQLIAQDVEYGLFTVTLFKKVIDEFKLHAREKKFIVRDFTYNEEELAAGKNEITKLVTDKKKQFGPLVRWLKVNFSECFCAWIHVKALRVFVESVLRYGLPVNFQAILLHPHKKCARRLRDVLNQHYAHLDSSATTSSGAQGNQDSVDIPGLGFGQNDYFPYVYYKINVDMVDNKV; this comes from the exons ATGACAGAATATTGGTTAATATCCGCACCTGGAGATAAAACATGTCAACAGACATGGGAAACCATGAACAATTTGACATCAAAACAACATTCTTTGTCTGTCAACTACAAATTTCATATCCCAGATTTAAAGGTGGGAACATTGGATCAATTGGTTGGCTTATCAGATGATCTAGGAAAACTTGATGCTTATGTTGAACAAGTAACACGCAAGGTGGCAACATACCTAGGAGAAGTTTTAGAAGATCAAAGAGACAAGCTACATGAAAATCTTTTGGCTAACAATA GTGATCTACCATCATATATAACTCGATTCCAGTGGGATATGGCAAAGTATCCTATCAAGCAATCATTGAGAAATATTGCTGACATTATCAGTAAACAAGTGGGTCAAATTGATGCTGATCTTAAAACTAAATCTACAACATATAATAATTTGAAAGGAAGTTTACAAAATCTTGAAAAGAAGCAAAC AGGAAGCTTATTAACCAGAAATTTGGCAGATTTAGTGAAGAAGGAACACTTTATCTTGGATAGCGAATATTTAACTACTTTGCTTGTAATCGTCCCAAG ATCAAATTTCCAGGAGTGGCATAGTGGATATGAAAAGTTAACAAAAATGATAGTACCACGTACCACACAACTCATCGCTCAAGATGTTGAGTATGGATTATTTACTGTTACTTTGTTCAAAAAAGTTATCGATGAATTTAAATTACACGCACGTGAAAAGAAGTTCATTGTTCGTGATTTTACATATAATGAAGAGGAATTAGCAGCAG gAAAAAATGAGATAACAAAATTGGTAACagataaaaagaaacaatttGGGCCTCTTGTACGTTGGTTAAAAGTTAACTTTAGTGAGTGTTTTTGTGCATGGATTCATGTTAAAGCTTTGCGCGTATTTGTAGAATCTGTCCTAAG GTATGGATTACCTGTAAATTTTCAAGCGATATTATTGCATCCTCATAAAAAATGTGCAAGGCGTTTACGTGATGTTCTGAACCAGCATTACGCTCATTTAGATTCTTCTGCTACAACATCATCTGGTGCACAAGGAAATCAAGAT AGCGTGGATATACCAGGGTTAGGTTTTGGCCAAAATGACTATTTCCcttatgtatattataaaatCAACGTAGATATGGTTGACAATAAGGTCTAA
- the LOC126922084 gene encoding membrane-bound transcription factor site-1 protease, whose product MKPHTCWLYVSLLLLLNIVIRSSHNQVNCLLEKNNSVNSELNNVPKLPCHGNSPEQVKVHFSSRIVENEYIVAFKGYYKPHTRENYIKAALNSSGIHKWKILFRDNLANNYPSDFDVVLLEETDKHNGLNALTDHPLIRRVTPQRLVQRSLKFVNASEDADFLEYKNFKRKINNYNNQFWQSTNRHTSRRLLRAIPRQITSILQADALWSMGVTGNGVKVAIFDTGLAASHPHFKKIKERSNWTNEKTLEDGLGHGTFVAGVIASSCIDCLGFAPDAELHIFRVFTNTQVSYTSWFLDAFNYAILTKVTVLNLSIGGPDFMDHPFVDKVWELTANGVIMVSAIGNDGPLYGTLNNPADQMDVIGVGGINWEDQIARFSSRGMTTWELPSGYGRVKPDLVTYGSGVRGSALQAGCRTLSGTSVASPVVAGAVALLASGFVQADGSVKQRITPASMKQALLTSARRLSGVGMFEQGAGKLDLLRAFHFLRSYTPIATLSPSYIDLTECQYMWPYCTQAVYHTGMPTIVNITIINGLGVSGHVTELVWHPYTGNGNGERIDVSVTHSDVLWPWSGWLAVAITVPPSARGWQGIAQGHISVTIESPPSDGEEKVRQSKIELPLKAKVIPTPPHHKRILWDQFHNLRYPPGYFPRDDLRVKNDPLDWNGDHIHTNFKDMYQHLRNAGYYLEVLGAPFTCFNAKNYGTLLIVDSEEEFFPEEVAKLRKDVEEEGLSVVIFADWYNVTVMRKVKFYDENTRQWWIPDTGGANVPALNDLLYPNWGIAFGDQVRNGQFTLGQHPPVTFASGTTITRFPKDGVILYAELQDQGQELLLESESRSTIPVPILGLFQTNGYVNMKELYNDNYSNNEIVGKENVEKNNMKDQAKIVSGRIVVYGDSNCIDDSHLQKPCFWMLDAILEYTTTGHIATVFTDESQTKAKVLEKSSILDSNELPQRMEGSYLKRHSKVLLPENTNAGHIRPLPSCPTITPAIPKPLNESVPLNLYKPQKLLSVGDTIVAVNPVLQDSSPLWLRRRVGGANIPTLHHADRNNIDELKQNDQDNDIILTSKWSYMGGIIIVASIFFYLLNRWNCLITKRHSRRKRTVGRLRRVIQTISLRRVPQM is encoded by the exons ATGAAGCCACATACATGTTGGCTATATGTCTCTTTATTATTACTACTTAATATTGTGATTCGATCATCCCATAATCAAGTAAATTGTTTATTAGAAAAAAACAATTCTGTAAATTCTGAACTTAATAATGTACCTAAATTACCATGCCATGGCAATAGCCCTGAACAAGTAAAAGTCCATTTTAGTAGCAGAATTGTTGAAAATGAATACATTGTTGCATTTAAAGGCTATTATAAACCACATACACGTGAAAATTACATAAAAGCTGCATTGAATTCATCTGGTATTCATAagtggaaaattttatttcgtgACAACTTGGCTAACAATTATCCAAGTGATTTTGATGTTGTTCTCTTAGAAGAAACAGATAAACATAATGGTCTTAATGCTTTGACTGATCATCCTCTTATTAGAAGAGTAACTCCTCAAAGACTTGTACAAAGAAGTTTAAAGTTCGTCAACGCATCAGAGGATGCAGATTTtctagaatataaaaatttcaaaagaaaAATTAACAATTAT AACAATCAGTTTTGGCAATCAACCAATCGTCACACATCACGTAGATTATTAAGAGCTATACCAAGACAAATTACAAGTATACTTCAAGCTGATGCTTTATGGAGTATGGGTGTTACTGGAAATGGAGTCAAG gtAGCAATATTTGATACTGGACTAGCAGCTAGTCACCCacattttaaaaaaattaaagaacGTTCAAATTGGACAAATGAAAAAACACTAGAAGATGGTTTAGGTCATGGAACATTTGTAGCTGGAGTTATTGCATCATCTTGTATAGATTGTCTTGGTTTTGCACCTGATGCTGAACTTCACATATTTCGTGTCTTTACTAATACTCAG GTATCATACACATCGTGGTTTTTAGATGCATTCAATTATGCTATTCTTACAAAAGTTACTGTACTGAATCTTAGTATTGGAGGACCAGATTTTATGGACCATCCATTCGTTGATAAAGTATGGGAATTAACAGCAAATGGTGTAATTATGGTTTCTGCTATTGGTAATGATGGACCTTTATATGG CACCTTAAATAATCCTGCGGATCAGATGGATGTCATTGGAGTTGGTGGAATCAACTGGGAGGATCAAATAGCAAGATTTTCGTCACGTGGTATGACTACATGGGAGTTACCATCAGGATATGGGAGAGTAAAACCTGATTTAGTTACATATGGATCAGGAGTACGAGGTTCTGCATTACAAGCAGGTTGTAGAACCTTATCTGGAACTTCTGTTGCTAGTCCTGTTGTAGCTGGAGCTGTAGCACTTTTAGCCAGTGGGTTTGTACAAGCAGATGGATCTGTTAAACAAAGA attACTCCAGCAAGTATGAAACAAGCATTACTTACTTCTGCACGTCGTTTATCGGGAGTTGGAATGTTTGAACAAGGTGCTGGAAAGCTAGATCTTTTACGAGCATTTCATTTTCTACGTTCGTATACACCTATCGCTACACTAAGCCCGAG TTATATAGACTTAACTGAATGTCAGTATATGTGGCCATACTGTACACAAGCTGTATATCATACTGGTATGCCTACAATTGTAAATATAACTATAATAAATGGCTTGGGAGTATCTGGCCATGTAACAGAGCTTGTATGGCATCCGTATACCGGCAATGGTAATGGTGAGCGAATCGATGTATCAGTAACTCATAGTGATGTTCTTTGGCCATGGTCTGGATGGTTAGCAGTTGCTATAACAGTTCCACCATCAGCTCGTGGTTGGCAAGGCATAGCACAAG GTCATATATCAGTTACAATTGAGTCACCGCCGAGTGATGGAGAAGAAAAAGTAAGACAATCTAAAATAGAATTACCCTTAAAAGCAAAAGTTATTCCTACACCTCCCCATCA TAAACGTATCCTATGGGATCAATTTCACAATCTGCGTTATCCTCCCGGATACTTCCCGCGAGATGATTTGCGTGTGAAAAATGACCCACTTGATTGGAATGGTGACCATATTCATACTAACTTTAAAGATATGTATCAGCATTTACGTAATGCTGGTTATTATTTAGAGGTACTTGGTGCTCCATTCACTTGTTTTAATGCCAAAAATTATGGTACCTTACTCATTGTCGATAGTGAAGAAGAGTTTTTTCCTGAAGAG GTAGCTAAATTAAGGAAAGATGTAGAAGAAGAAGGTCTTTCTGTAGTCATATTTGCAGATTGGTATAATGTCACTGTTATGAGGAAAGTGAAATTTTATGATGAAAATACTCGGCAATGGTGGATACCAGATACAGGAGGTGCAAATGTGCCAGCCTTGAATGATTTACTATATCCTAACTGGGGAATTGCATTTGGTGACCAAGTACGCAATGGTCAATTTACTCTTGGTCAACATCCACCTGTTACTTTTGCTTCTGGTACTACAATCACTCG ATTTCCAAAGGATGGAGTTATTCTTTATGCAGAATTACAGGACCAAGGGCAGGAACTTTTGCTTGAATCAGAATCAAGGTCTACAATCCCAGTGCCAATTCTCGGACTTTTTCAAACCAACGgttatgtaaatatgaaagaaCTGTATAATGACAATTACAGTAACAACGAGATAGTGGGGAAAGAAAATGTGgaaaaaaataatatgaaaGACCAAGCAAAAATTGTATCAGGTAGAATTGTAGTATATGGGGATTCAAATTGTATCGATGACAGCCATTTACAAAAAC CTTGTTTTTGGATGCTTGATGCTATACTGGAATATACAACAACGGGACACATCGCAACTGTTTTTACAGACGAAAGTCAAACTAAGGCAAAAGTTCTTGAGAAATCTAGTATTTTAGACAGTAATGAATTACCGCAACGTATGGAAGGAAGTTATTTGAAACGTCATAGTAAAGTATTACTGCCTGAAAATACTAATGCTGGTCATATTAGACCACTTCCATCTTGTCCTACTATTACTCCTGCTATTCCAAAACCTTTAAACGAATCTGTCCCTTT aaatctttatAAGCCTCAAAAACTATTGTCTGTTGGGGACACAATAGTTGCTGTAAATCCAGTTTTACAAGATTCAAGTCCATTATGGCTTAGAAGACGTGTTGGAGGTGCAAATATTCCTACATTACATCACGCAGATCGAAATAATATTGATGAATTAAAACAAAATGATCAAGATAATGATATAATACTTACAAGTAAGTGGAGTTACATGGGAGGAATAATAATTGTAGCAAGtatttttttttacttattaAATCGATGGAATTGCTTAATAACAAAAAGGCATTCTCGAAGAAAACGAACAGTCGGTAGATTACGCAGAGTTATTCAAACAATTTCTCTACGCAGAGTGCCTCAAATGTGA
- the LOC126922096 gene encoding V-type proton ATPase subunit C isoform X1 has product MTEYWLISAPGDKTCQQTWETMNNLTSKQHSLSVNYKFHIPDLKVGTLDQLVGLSDDLGKLDAYVEQVTRKVATYLGEVLEDQRDKLHENLLANNSQTSVDGESSSPEGGPDTPPNTPVTPSHKSSKEHHKQWKESEKCEPEPAACLGQHHHQRHHHHEYHHSHKHHNHPSETEKKSSYSPQGICDVRSSNDPLSAYSCYHAHWCAASTSSTPIPSPTPTSPSLSLSSNCSSEGETRWQSATRHRTTEKADRSTSNRKSLGNDDDEDDADQNNDQDQDQDHSGNLPNPGDLPSYITRFQWDMAKYPIKQSLRNIADIISKQVGQIDADLKTKSTTYNNLKGSLQNLEKKQTGSLLTRNLADLVKKEHFILDSEYLTTLLVIVPRSNFQEWHSGYEKLTKMIVPRTTQLIAQDVEYGLFTVTLFKKVIDEFKLHAREKKFIVRDFTYNEEELAAGKNEITKLVTDKKKQFGPLVRWLKVNFSECFCAWIHVKALRVFVESVLRYGLPVNFQAILLHPHKKCARRLRDVLNQHYAHLDSSATTSSGAQGNQDSVDIPGLGFGQNDYFPYVYYKINVDMVDNKV; this is encoded by the exons ATGACAGAATATTGGTTAATATCCGCACCTGGAGATAAAACATGTCAACAGACATGGGAAACCATGAACAATTTGACATCAAAACAACATTCTTTGTCTGTCAACTACAAATTTCATATCCCAGATTTAAAGGTGGGAACATTGGATCAATTGGTTGGCTTATCAGATGATCTAGGAAAACTTGATGCTTATGTTGAACAAGTAACACGCAAGGTGGCAACATACCTAGGAGAAGTTTTAGAAGATCAAAGAGACAAGCTACATGAAAATCTTTTGGCTAACAATA GTCAAACGTCAGTGGATGGGGAGAGCTCGAGCCCCGAAGGGGGTCCGGACACCCCGCCAAACACCCCCGTCACCCCATCACACAAGTCTTCAAAGGAGCATCACAAGCAGTGGAAGGAATCGGAGAAATGTGAACCAGAACCAGCCGCCTGTTTAGGTCAGCATCATCACCAGCGTCATCATCATCACGAGTATCATCATAGTCATAAACATCACAATCATCCTTCTGAAACCGAAAAGAAATCATCATATAGTCCTCAAGGAATCTGTGATGTCAGATCATCAAATGATCCTTTATCAGCATATTCATGCTACCATGCGCATTGGTGCGCTGCTTCTACCTCTTCCACACCTATTCCTAGTCCTACTCCCACGAGTCCGAGTCTTTCCCTTTCATCAAACTGTAGCAGTGAAGGAGAGACTAGATGGCAGTCGGCGACACGTCATCGGACTACTGAGAAAGCAGATCGATCTACCTCCAATCGCAAATCGCTCGGCaatgacgacgacgaagacgatGCGGACCAAAACAACGACCAAGACCAAGACCAAGACCATAGCGGCAATTTGCCCAATCCAG GTGATCTACCATCATATATAACTCGATTCCAGTGGGATATGGCAAAGTATCCTATCAAGCAATCATTGAGAAATATTGCTGACATTATCAGTAAACAAGTGGGTCAAATTGATGCTGATCTTAAAACTAAATCTACAACATATAATAATTTGAAAGGAAGTTTACAAAATCTTGAAAAGAAGCAAAC AGGAAGCTTATTAACCAGAAATTTGGCAGATTTAGTGAAGAAGGAACACTTTATCTTGGATAGCGAATATTTAACTACTTTGCTTGTAATCGTCCCAAG ATCAAATTTCCAGGAGTGGCATAGTGGATATGAAAAGTTAACAAAAATGATAGTACCACGTACCACACAACTCATCGCTCAAGATGTTGAGTATGGATTATTTACTGTTACTTTGTTCAAAAAAGTTATCGATGAATTTAAATTACACGCACGTGAAAAGAAGTTCATTGTTCGTGATTTTACATATAATGAAGAGGAATTAGCAGCAG gAAAAAATGAGATAACAAAATTGGTAACagataaaaagaaacaatttGGGCCTCTTGTACGTTGGTTAAAAGTTAACTTTAGTGAGTGTTTTTGTGCATGGATTCATGTTAAAGCTTTGCGCGTATTTGTAGAATCTGTCCTAAG GTATGGATTACCTGTAAATTTTCAAGCGATATTATTGCATCCTCATAAAAAATGTGCAAGGCGTTTACGTGATGTTCTGAACCAGCATTACGCTCATTTAGATTCTTCTGCTACAACATCATCTGGTGCACAAGGAAATCAAGAT AGCGTGGATATACCAGGGTTAGGTTTTGGCCAAAATGACTATTTCCcttatgtatattataaaatCAACGTAGATATGGTTGACAATAAGGTCTAA
- the LOC126922112 gene encoding replication termination factor 2, which produces MGCDGGTIPRRDELVRVKKKPEQKDKEAELAFKWRHCTIKQLPLQSPVVGCALGRLYSKESVLEGLLDRNTLPESAQHIKTLKDVKNLNLTSNPAFEGNKAKKGDCYIDERKSPYICPLIGLEMNGKYKFCFLWSCGCVMSERALKEVRSKICHQCQQPFNETDIVIINAEGDDLKLMEENMTQRKTAQKKSKKQKHNEDNQTQDVRQEEVPKKKMRKEDKNGTVKVNSNRTEAEDPAYKKVKDNYSVAKDPKASEVFKSIFTTHKSAAEQDRAHWVTYNPFYN; this is translated from the exons ATGGGTTGCGATGGTGGAACTATTCCTCGCAGAGATGAACTCGTAAGAGTTAAAAAGAAACCAGAGCAG AAAGATAAGGAAGCAGAGTTAGCATTTAAATGGAGACACTGTACAATTAAACAATTACCATTACAGTCACCAGTTGTTGGTTGTGCTTTAGGTCGTCTTTATAGTAAAGAGTCTGTATTAGAAGGCCTCCTTGATCGAAATACTCTTCCAGAATCAGCACAACATATTAAAACTTTGAAAGATGTAAAGAATTTAAATTTAACATCTAATCCAGCATTTGAGGGTAACAAAGCAAAAAAAGGAGATTGTTATATTGATGAAAGAAAGAGTCCATATATTTGTCCACTTATTGGGCTAGAAATGAATGGAAAGTATAAATTCTGCTTTTTATGGTCATGTGGCTGTGTAATGAGTGAAAGAGCCCTTAAGGAAGTCAGAAGTAAG ATATGTCATCAATGTCAACAGCCTTTTAATGAAACAGATATTGTTATTATAAATGCAGAAGGTGATGATCTTAAATTAATGGAAGAAAATATGACCCAACGAAAAACAGCTCAGAAAAAATCTAAAAAACAGAAACATAATGAAGATAATCAAACGCAAGATGTTAGACAAGAGGAAGTACCAAAGAAAAAAATGaggaaagaagataaaaatggTACTGTGAAGGTCAATAGTAATAGGACTGAAGCTGAAGATCCAGCATATAAAAAAGTTAAAGATAATTACAGTGTTGCTAAAGATCCCAAAGCATCAGAAGTATTCAAAAGTATTTTTACGACTCATAAATCTGCAGCAGAACAAGATAGGGCACATTGGGTCACATATAAtccattttataattaa